From a single Schistosoma mansoni strain Puerto Rico chromosome 4, complete genome genomic region:
- a CDS encoding putative pou4/brn-3 yields MKNKQHILTSDGRDSSNTSTSCKNSNVCSDQLRTIVTSELNENSKKSRLYFGNECKTKHINSGHKLNSLITTDKSYQTSFESAEINDSCLNPMVTNHENFNLYNNRSSTTPLRKSSSSSPQQPNSQKMLNNEITTTASVLEWHSTPESDMLDNIKADNSNNEQLLLSYKSQSANQSSDSMYNGSSFVNNTTKNSNKNNAYQTDDHSPPLSYSSQSTENLNDDPMRTNHQHILHSQPHPIEKSHSNFDNECMWKDNDQHVDSLSFDNEINYIKNHWNSNHNLLMNKLRFRSNITTPTTTLPIATNNSSNELNFNEHTSSFDTMIPCISHNFLTNFTRTSYDTVQSNFTQDNLYGLSSSNLNTNGNIVEGFANASLFNIDSNNHPESAPSNTHNKLEDEYDCAEHCLGTYNHSHQQHRHHHSHNQFMTINNCGNCDYNLNFPNDVTLATGTTTNNFKTSLNCYLLPPINGFNGSTVDNNRSQFTDGMVTSNFKTRLNSTSGYASQNFTHSTSLGCNHSNSSIYRHPVELDYNPRELEAFSELFKQRRIKLGVTQADVGKALGNLKISGVGSLSQSTICRFESLTLSHNNMVALKPVLQAWLEEAEAEASSRLNHPNIYDLDEERRRKRTSITDSEKRSLEAFFSIQPRPSSEKIAQIAEKLNLKKNVVRVWFCNQRQKQKRMKFSTFGMLHHSVTQT; encoded by the coding sequence atgaaaaataaacagcATATATTAACTAGCGATGGAAGAGATAGTAGTAATACTAGTACAAGTTGTAAAAATAGTAATGTTTGTTCTGATCAACTACGTACAATAGTGACAAGTGAACTGAACGAAAACTCAAAGAAATCGCGTTTATATTTTGGTAATGAATGTAAAACAAAGCATATAAATAGCGGTCATAAATTAAACAGTTTAATAACCACTGATAAAAGTTATCAAACATCATTTGAAAGTGCAGAAATCAATGATTCTTGTTTAAATCCTATGGTAACAAACCATGAAAACTTCAATTTGTACAATAATCGATCATCCACAACACCGTTACGTAAGTCATCCTCATCTTCGCCACAACAACCCAATTCACAAAAAAtgttgaataatgaaatcacaACTACAGCATCTGTATTAGAATGGCATTCAACACCTGAGAGTGACATGTTAGATAACATCAAGGcagataatagtaataatgaacaGTTATTATTAAGTTATAAATCTCAGTCTGCTAATCAAAGTTCAGATTCAATGTATAATGGCTCATCGTTCGTGAATAACACTACTAAAAATAGTAATAAGAACAATGCTTATCAAACAGATGACCATTCACCACCATTATCCTATTCATCCCAATCAACAGAGAATTTAAATGATGATCCAATGCGAACCAATCATCAACATATTTtacattcacaacctcatcCGATTGAAAAGTCACATTCAAATTTCGATAATGAATGTATGTGGAAAGATAATGATCAACATGTTGACTCTTTAAGTTTcgataatgaaattaattatattaaaaatCATTGGAATTCAAATCATAATTTACTCATGAATAAACTACGTTTTCGTAGTAACATAACAACGCCAACCACTACATTACCTATTGCTACTAACAACAGTAGCAATGAATTAAACTTTAATGAACATACTAGTAGTTTTGATACGATGATTCCATGTATATCACACAATTTTTTAACCAATTTCACTAGAACATCATATGATACTGTCCAATCGAATTTTACACAGGATAATTTGTATGGTCTATCATCTAGTAACTTGAATACAAATGGAAATATAGTGGAAGGTTTTGCGAATGCTAGTCTTTTCAATATAGATAGTAACAATCATCCTGAGTCTGCGCCATCCAACACTCATAATAAACTTGAAGATGAATATGATTGCGCAGAACACTGTTTAGGCACGTATAATCATTCCCATCAGCAACACCGTCATCATCATAGTCATAATCAATTTATGACCATTAACAACTGTGGTAATTGTGATTACAATTTGAACTTTCCAAATGATGTCACCTTGGCAACAggaacaacaacaaacaatttCAAAACAAGTTTAAACTGTTATTTATTACCACCTATAAATGGTTTTAATGGTAGCACCGTTGACAATAATCGATCGCAGTTTACAGACGGTATGGTAACATCAAACTTCAAGACTCGTTTAAATTCGACGAGTGGATATGCTTCGCAAAATTTTACGCATTCTACTAGTTTGGGTTGTAATCATTCAAATTCATCAATTTATCGTCATCCAGTTGAACTCGACTACAATCCAAGAGAGTTGGAAGCATTTTCTGAATTGTTCAAACAAAGACGCATAAAACTTGGTGTAACACAGGCTGACGTTGGTAAAGCACTTGGTAATTTAAAAATATCTGGTGTTGGGTCATTGTCTCAGTCAACTATATGTCGTTTTGAATCACTAACCCTATCACATAATAATATGGTTGCACTGAAACCTGTTCTACAAGCATGGCTTGAGGAAGCTGAAGCTGAAGCAAGTTCACGCTTAAATCATCCAAATATCTATGACTTGGATGAAGAACGAAGACGTAAACGAACTTCAATTACAGATTCAGAGAAAAGGTCACTTGAAGCATTTTTCAGTATTCAACCACGTCCATCATCAGAGAAAATTGCACAGATTGCAGAAAAATTAAACTTAAAAAAAAACGTTGTCAGAGTTTGGTTTTGTAATCAGCGACAAAAACAAAAACGAATGAAGTTCTCTACTTTTGGCATGTTACATCACTCTGTGACTCAAACATAA